From the genome of Candidatus Promineifilum breve, one region includes:
- a CDS encoding PP2C family protein-serine/threonine phosphatase, which yields MSLSVAHAAHVGLERETNEDSYLVLVPPGVRPPVDGLLLVADGVGGTNAGEVASGVLVESFLAWFNGHTYGGAVHYNPAHADYFVAGLKDLLENANETLYQLAGTRSEWAKMGTTATVALFSNDRLFLGHVGDTRAYLLRDGALSQLTADHSWVAEEVAAGRMTPAEAQNHPRRNVISRVLGNGLLLRVDRQAIDLKPQDVVILTSDGLTGLVGDAEIQAAALGSRSLQEACDRLIATANSRGGHDNSTVLAARVLPEGQGRPVTPDGVVVNSVYLRREAAPNRAGAGRAERPGRGQTTVMPARPAGGKRGAGAGAKLLLFVAVAAAAGALGLAAAVVLGENRGLTLAGRSFDSVDLAGMLAGLAVIIGFALGYYGRQWLHERRQPGSPPQER from the coding sequence ATGAGTCTATCAGTCGCCCACGCCGCCCACGTCGGCCTGGAACGTGAAACCAACGAGGACAGCTATCTCGTCCTCGTGCCGCCGGGGGTGCGCCCGCCGGTCGATGGCCTGCTGCTGGTGGCCGACGGCGTGGGCGGCACCAACGCCGGCGAAGTCGCCAGCGGCGTGCTGGTCGAGTCGTTCCTGGCCTGGTTCAACGGCCACACCTACGGCGGCGCGGTGCATTACAACCCGGCCCATGCCGATTATTTCGTGGCCGGGCTGAAGGATTTGCTGGAAAACGCCAACGAAACGCTCTACCAACTGGCCGGCACGCGCTCGGAATGGGCCAAGATGGGCACCACGGCCACCGTGGCCCTGTTCAGCAATGACCGCCTGTTTCTGGGCCACGTGGGCGACACGCGGGCCTACCTGTTGCGCGACGGGGCGCTGAGCCAACTGACGGCCGACCACTCGTGGGTGGCCGAGGAAGTGGCCGCCGGGCGCATGACCCCGGCCGAGGCCCAGAACCACCCCCGCCGCAACGTCATCAGCCGCGTGCTGGGCAACGGCCTGCTGCTGCGCGTCGACCGCCAGGCCATCGACCTGAAGCCGCAGGACGTGGTGATCCTGACCTCCGACGGGCTGACCGGGCTGGTGGGCGACGCCGAGATACAGGCCGCGGCGCTGGGGTCGCGCTCCTTGCAAGAGGCGTGCGACCGGCTGATCGCCACGGCCAACAGCCGCGGCGGCCACGACAACAGCACCGTACTGGCCGCCCGCGTGTTGCCCGAGGGCCAGGGCCGCCCGGTCACGCCAGATGGCGTGGTCGTCAATTCCGTCTATCTGAGGCGCGAGGCCGCGCCCAACCGGGCCGGGGCCGGGCGGGCGGAGCGCCCCGGCCGGGGGCAGACGACGGTCATGCCCGCCCGACCGGCCGGCGGCAAGCGAGGCGCCGGGGCCGGCGCGAAGTTGTTGCTGTTCGTGGCCGTGGCCGCCGCGGCCGGGGCGCTGGGGCTGGCCGCGGCCGTCGTCTTGGGCGAGAACCGGGGCCTGACACTCGCCGGCCGGTCGTTCGATTCGGTTGATTTGGCCGGGATGCTGGCCGGTCTGGCCGTCATTATCGGCTTTGCATTGGGCTACTATGGGCGGCAATGGCTGCATGAGCGCCGCCAACCGGGTAGCCCGCCACAGGAGAGGTAA
- a CDS encoding FHA domain-containing protein, whose product MKSRAFFVLFIIALGAAMLARPAAAQSGVSLEFHPTGEADATPLVDESGFPQLRMGLTPLSDSGVPIGGLTTPNFGVSENGGPVENLVVNERVDPNQGISVVLVLDVSGSMLDDIDALRTATAALYDQVLQQTDESALVTFAALEDGNTVNLGDPFPQLTAGREANFTNDEGLLRNLINGLIINAGDGTPLYDAIYKGARLAREEAHNSRRVVIVMTDGVDEDRQGTAEAGSVVYDRDSVIVELRELNVPVFTVGLGDEIDSPFLQRVANTTGGTYQNAPDAAALAAIFTEVASQLKVKYDLSFTSATESDGEQHNLTIDVSTPLGDASDSVPFEALFPVQPWVRDVQAANPRQEFRSLTTFEGVKGRVTLQPKVVARGDIAAVNYYVDDTLVYQATAAPWEYLWNTTELTPNENHRLRIEAADDSPTPNVGLRDFDLLVEECSIICQVEQSTGIPANLLLIGLLVLLLLFALLVWLLTRRRQEPEVIYVPPVYTPPVVDSRPPTQPTPVAPRPTISAEAPAGMAARPRAKTEVLNRAQGPIAFLIDTQTGRQFPLSDGTTIGSGAGNDVILDETTVSGQHAKVKLENGAFALFDLASTNGTTVNGAAITHQVLADGDRVQVGRKVLTFKVVG is encoded by the coding sequence ATGAAATCTCGTGCCTTTTTCGTTTTATTCATCATTGCCCTGGGCGCGGCCATGTTGGCCCGTCCGGCGGCGGCCCAATCGGGCGTGAGCCTGGAGTTCCACCCCACCGGCGAGGCCGACGCCACGCCGCTGGTCGATGAGAGCGGCTTTCCCCAGTTGCGGATGGGTCTCACGCCGCTGAGCGATTCCGGCGTGCCCATCGGCGGCCTGACGACGCCCAATTTCGGCGTCAGCGAGAACGGCGGCCCGGTGGAAAACCTGGTCGTCAACGAACGGGTTGACCCCAACCAGGGCATCTCGGTCGTGCTGGTGCTCGACGTCAGCGGCAGTATGCTCGACGACATCGACGCGCTGCGGACGGCCACGGCCGCGCTCTATGATCAGGTGCTGCAACAGACCGACGAATCGGCCCTGGTCACCTTCGCCGCGCTGGAAGACGGCAACACCGTCAACCTGGGCGACCCCTTCCCGCAACTGACCGCCGGGCGCGAGGCCAACTTCACCAATGATGAAGGGCTGCTGCGCAATCTGATCAACGGCCTGATCATCAATGCCGGCGACGGCACGCCGCTGTATGACGCCATCTATAAGGGGGCGCGGCTGGCCCGCGAGGAAGCCCACAACTCGCGCCGGGTGGTCATCGTGATGACCGACGGCGTGGACGAAGACCGCCAGGGCACGGCCGAGGCCGGCAGCGTCGTCTATGACCGCGATAGCGTCATCGTCGAGCTGCGCGAGTTGAACGTGCCGGTCTTCACCGTGGGGCTGGGCGACGAGATCGATAGCCCGTTCCTGCAACGGGTCGCCAATACCACCGGCGGCACCTACCAGAACGCGCCCGACGCCGCCGCGCTGGCCGCTATCTTCACCGAGGTGGCCTCGCAATTGAAGGTCAAGTATGACCTGTCGTTTACGTCGGCCACCGAGTCCGATGGCGAGCAGCACAACCTGACCATCGATGTGAGCACGCCGCTGGGGGATGCGTCCGACAGCGTGCCATTCGAGGCGCTCTTCCCCGTCCAGCCCTGGGTTCGGGACGTGCAGGCGGCCAACCCGCGCCAGGAGTTCCGCTCGCTGACGACCTTCGAGGGGGTGAAGGGGCGGGTGACGTTGCAGCCGAAGGTGGTGGCCCGTGGCGACATCGCCGCCGTCAACTACTACGTCGATGACACCCTGGTGTACCAGGCGACGGCCGCGCCGTGGGAGTACCTCTGGAACACGACCGAGTTGACGCCCAACGAGAACCACCGGCTGCGCATCGAGGCCGCCGACGACAGCCCGACGCCCAACGTCGGCCTGAGAGACTTCGATCTGCTGGTCGAGGAGTGCAGCATCATCTGCCAGGTGGAGCAGTCGACCGGCATCCCGGCCAACTTGCTGCTCATCGGCCTGCTGGTGCTGTTGCTGCTGTTCGCTCTGTTGGTCTGGCTGCTGACCCGCCGCCGGCAGGAGCCGGAAGTGATCTACGTGCCGCCGGTCTACACGCCGCCGGTCGTGGATTCGCGCCCGCCGACGCAGCCCACGCCGGTCGCGCCGCGGCCGACGATCAGCGCCGAGGCCCCGGCGGGCATGGCCGCCCGCCCGCGCGCCAAGACCGAGGTGCTCAATCGCGCCCAGGGGCCGATCGCCTTCCTGATCGACACCCAGACCGGCCGCCAGTTCCCGCTGAGCGACGGCACGACCATCGGCAGCGGCGCCGGCAACGACGTCATCCTGGACGAGACGACCGTCAGCGGCCAGCACGCCAAGGTCAAGCTGGAGAACGGCGCGTTCGCCCTGTTCGACCTGGCCAGCACCAACGGCACCACCGTCAACGGCGCGGCGATCACCCATCAGGTGTTGGCCGACGGCGACCGCGTGCAGGTGGGGCGGAAGGTGTTGACGTTTAAGGTGGTGGGATGA
- a CDS encoding serine/threonine-protein kinase gives MSNLTGRALGVYQVEKKIGEGGNSDVYLARDTRNNERVALKLLRLEHHADPKKVERFWQSGHAARHLQHRHIVRVREAGMADARYYIAMDYMSGRSVEDVLNQGEKALHWKAALHYIEQVAEAIDYAHTQGVIHRDIKPSNILLSEDRKTAYLTDFGIALLTGRETSTHSGTLVGTPEYISPEQIQGRTADRRSDIYSLGVTAYHMLSGRLPFDGPAVTVLYNHVHTPPPAIGRINRELPAGFNRAINRALAKDPQRRYATAGEFARELRRAATGKPNRMVWAGLGAVVALILLLAVVPRLLNQNPATTTVVTRQVTATAGAIVDGPTATVAATIAGATAVGATSTTAAIAPATSTGRPPATDPPPTLAAAGNTPTRPPAPDRAAPRPLAPADGADLARNAAIQTFRWEWARPLAADESYELRFYGATGDDFAAPFGWHKQSSAEVDLNNLPAGTYRWAVAVVRGVDGAWAGDVAESEKLDLTWGR, from the coding sequence ATGTCTAACTTGACCGGCCGCGCCTTGGGCGTCTATCAGGTGGAGAAGAAGATCGGCGAGGGGGGCAACTCCGACGTCTATCTGGCGCGCGACACCCGCAACAACGAGCGGGTGGCGCTGAAGCTGCTGCGCCTGGAGCACCACGCCGACCCCAAGAAGGTGGAGCGCTTCTGGCAGAGCGGCCACGCCGCGCGCCATCTGCAACACCGCCACATCGTGCGCGTGCGCGAGGCCGGCATGGCCGATGCCCGCTACTACATCGCCATGGATTACATGTCCGGCCGCTCGGTGGAGGACGTGCTGAACCAGGGCGAGAAGGCGTTGCACTGGAAGGCGGCGCTGCACTATATAGAGCAGGTGGCCGAGGCCATCGACTACGCCCATACCCAGGGCGTCATCCACCGCGACATCAAGCCCAGCAATATCCTGCTGTCGGAAGACCGCAAGACGGCCTATCTGACCGACTTCGGCATTGCCCTGCTGACCGGCCGGGAGACTTCCACCCATTCGGGCACGCTGGTGGGCACGCCGGAGTACATCTCGCCGGAGCAGATCCAGGGGCGCACCGCCGACCGCCGCAGCGACATCTACAGCCTGGGCGTCACCGCCTACCATATGTTGAGCGGCCGACTGCCCTTCGACGGCCCGGCGGTGACAGTGCTCTATAACCACGTCCACACGCCGCCGCCGGCCATCGGCCGCATCAATCGCGAGCTGCCGGCCGGTTTCAATCGGGCCATCAACCGGGCGCTGGCCAAGGACCCGCAGCGGCGCTACGCCACGGCCGGCGAGTTCGCCCGCGAGCTGCGCCGGGCGGCGACCGGCAAGCCCAACCGGATGGTGTGGGCCGGGCTGGGCGCGGTGGTTGCGCTGATCCTGCTGCTGGCCGTCGTGCCCCGCTTGCTGAACCAAAACCCGGCGACCACGACGGTCGTCACCCGGCAGGTAACGGCCACGGCCGGGGCCATCGTCGACGGGCCGACCGCGACGGTGGCGGCTACCATCGCGGGGGCCACCGCTGTGGGGGCCACTTCCACGACGGCGGCCATTGCGCCGGCCACCAGCACCGGCCGCCCACCGGCCACCGACCCGCCGCCCACGCTGGCCGCGGCGGGCAACACGCCCACGCGCCCGCCCGCGCCGGACAGGGCCGCGCCGCGCCCGTTGGCCCCGGCCGATGGGGCCGACCTGGCCCGCAACGCGGCCATCCAGACCTTCCGCTGGGAGTGGGCACGGCCGCTGGCCGCCGATGAATCGTATGAGTTGCGCTTCTATGGGGCGACCGGCGATGATTTCGCGGCCCCGTTCGGCTGGCACAAGCAGAGCAGCGCCGAAGTCGATCTGAATAATCTGCCGGCCGGGACGTATCGCTGGGCCGTGGCCGTGGTGCGCGGCGTGGACGGCGCGTGGGCCGGCGACGTGGCCGAGAGCGAAAAGTTGGACCTGACCTGGGGTCGTTGA
- a CDS encoding PP2C family protein-serine/threonine phosphatase, which translates to MESINNAAAAFDPRFLGVTTVAGRRPVNEDAWGAPPPGAADAVACFVVADGVGGQERGDVASRTAAAAVIRAFYERRAAGDDPAAALLAAVSAANAEVYRLAQSLGVERMGCTLAAAAVGGGRLDVVHVGDARAWLWQGGRLYALTRDHTWVQEQVDRGTITPADAAQHELRHIVTRVLGNEATIEATLARPAAFGPGDRLLLSSDGLHDVVDETRLAQLLGLGAPGVAAQTLVEAALAGGSEDNVTALVVEGRPAGAARPHEATPVAQPREVAPAARQATEVLPPDNKRIAAVPPATQSPSEVATVQGKRPPPGYIPPQGRAPAAAPPAQRTALLPVLGAAVLAVFVLIGAFTILLPILRSLSGSDATPTAAVPGGAATSTPDPAATSPAAAATSTGAPTGVPDGYPPPTATAAAEATVAVGGVMCIVPANGTFRYSNEKAAMTATCLWADDLLQGPVTILAGRQMITTQPDCGDYEFQQVQSVASPHIVGWVLAANLVACPEER; encoded by the coding sequence ATGGAAAGCATCAACAACGCCGCCGCTGCCTTTGACCCGCGCTTCCTGGGCGTCACCACTGTGGCCGGCCGCCGCCCGGTCAACGAGGACGCCTGGGGCGCGCCGCCGCCGGGCGCGGCCGACGCCGTGGCCTGCTTCGTCGTGGCCGATGGGGTGGGGGGGCAGGAGCGGGGCGACGTGGCGTCGCGGACGGCGGCGGCGGCGGTCATCCGTGCCTTCTATGAGCGCCGCGCCGCCGGCGATGACCCGGCCGCGGCGCTGCTGGCCGCCGTGAGCGCGGCCAACGCCGAGGTCTACCGGCTGGCCCAGAGCCTGGGGGTGGAGCGGATGGGCTGCACCCTGGCGGCGGCGGCCGTGGGCGGCGGGCGGCTCGACGTGGTGCACGTGGGCGACGCGCGGGCCTGGCTGTGGCAGGGCGGGCGGCTCTATGCCCTGACCCGCGACCACACCTGGGTGCAGGAACAGGTCGACCGGGGCACGATTACCCCGGCCGACGCCGCCCAGCACGAATTGCGCCACATCGTGACCCGCGTGCTGGGCAACGAGGCGACCATCGAGGCCACGCTGGCCCGCCCGGCGGCCTTTGGGCCGGGGGACAGGCTGCTGCTGTCGTCCGATGGTCTACACGACGTGGTGGACGAGACGCGGCTGGCCCAACTGCTGGGCCTGGGCGCGCCGGGCGTGGCGGCCCAGACACTGGTCGAGGCGGCGCTGGCCGGCGGGTCGGAGGACAACGTGACGGCGCTGGTGGTGGAGGGGCGACCGGCAGGGGCCGCCCGCCCGCATGAGGCCACGCCGGTCGCCCAACCGCGTGAGGTCGCGCCGGCCGCCCGCCAGGCGACCGAAGTCTTGCCGCCCGACAATAAACGGATCGCCGCCGTCCCGCCGGCCACCCAATCGCCATCCGAAGTAGCCACCGTGCAGGGCAAACGCCCGCCCCCCGGCTACATTCCCCCACAGGGGCGCGCCCCGGCCGCGGCCCCGCCCGCCCAGCGGACGGCGCTGTTGCCGGTGTTGGGCGCGGCGGTATTGGCGGTGTTTGTGCTCATTGGGGCGTTTACAATCCTGTTGCCTATTCTGCGCAGCCTGAGCGGGTCGGACGCCACGCCCACGGCCGCCGTTCCGGGCGGGGCGGCGACGAGCACGCCCGACCCGGCCGCCACGAGTCCGGCGGCGGCGGCCACGTCTACCGGCGCGCCGACCGGCGTGCCTGACGGCTATCCCCCCCCGACGGCGACGGCCGCGGCGGAGGCGACGGTCGCGGTGGGCGGCGTGATGTGCATTGTGCCGGCCAATGGGACTTTTCGTTATTCGAACGAAAAGGCCGCGATGACGGCAACGTGCCTTTGGGCGGATGATCTGCTGCAAGGGCCGGTGACCATCCTGGCCGGCCGGCAGATGATTACCACCCAACCCGATTGTGGCGACTACGAATTTCAGCAGGTGCAATCGGTGGCGTCCCCGCACATTGTCGGCTGGGTGTTGGCAGCAAACCTTGTTGCCTGCCCGGAGGAGCGATAG
- a CDS encoding PP2C family protein-serine/threonine phosphatase — translation MTMAISHKGKTDTGKVRQHNEDAFYPDPRDGTHDPSGVAAAGQLFIVADGVGGNRGGARASHLAVTRLPAFFYGATNGDPVRGLKVAFNSVAHEIVSEAAANPDRANMSCTVVAAVIKDGAATIAHLGDARAYLLRGGLLQPLTTDHTWVQMQVEKGTLSAAEAENHPDRNVITKSMGNPSFPEPTVRQIALQAGDRLLLCSDGLCGLATDAEMAAVLNRAANPAAAVEPLIELANRKGGSDNITAVVIQAGPGGAVAAPPRRSNAGLIVGALVGLVLLLAAFVVLRPQGSGVGNGPPAAEATGTGGPGTVVAVVAGPTLEPGAPTSTLAAGVVATEMVTVTETVAVAVVATLPATAAAPTVAVVATPIKPVLIRPGASCQPGNVGQNYTVPAEGVRFVWTDNGNPPPAGAWIVRYGTSSGLKMVETPPQQDGNTWSVLVNGSEFAAAGDYMWQVSYTANGQPVASDRWCFRIEAAAPTDTPEPPQTRPSDTPEPPTPTNTPMPPTPTNTPLPPTPTSTPVARPTDPTATATAPAVPTASPTP, via the coding sequence ATGACCATGGCGATCAGTCATAAAGGCAAGACCGACACCGGCAAGGTGCGCCAACACAACGAAGACGCCTTCTACCCCGACCCCAGGGACGGCACGCACGATCCGTCGGGCGTGGCCGCCGCCGGGCAGCTGTTCATCGTGGCCGATGGCGTGGGCGGCAACCGGGGCGGGGCGCGGGCGTCCCATCTGGCCGTGACGAGGCTGCCGGCCTTTTTCTATGGCGCGACCAATGGCGACCCGGTGCGCGGGCTGAAAGTGGCCTTCAACAGCGTGGCCCACGAGATCGTGAGCGAGGCCGCGGCCAACCCCGACCGGGCCAACATGAGTTGCACCGTGGTGGCGGCCGTGATCAAGGACGGCGCGGCGACCATCGCCCATCTGGGGGACGCGCGGGCCTATCTGCTGCGCGGCGGGCTGCTGCAACCGCTGACGACCGACCACACCTGGGTGCAGATGCAGGTGGAGAAGGGCACGCTGAGCGCGGCCGAGGCCGAAAATCACCCCGACCGCAACGTGATCACCAAGTCGATGGGCAACCCCAGCTTCCCCGAGCCGACGGTGCGGCAGATCGCCCTGCAGGCGGGCGACCGGCTGCTGCTGTGCAGCGACGGGCTATGCGGGCTGGCGACGGACGCCGAGATGGCCGCCGTGCTCAATCGCGCGGCCAACCCGGCGGCGGCCGTGGAGCCGTTGATCGAGCTGGCGAACCGCAAGGGCGGCTCGGACAACATCACCGCCGTGGTCATCCAGGCCGGGCCGGGCGGGGCGGTGGCCGCGCCGCCGCGCCGGAGCAACGCCGGGCTGATCGTGGGCGCGCTGGTCGGGCTGGTGTTGCTGCTGGCCGCGTTCGTCGTGCTGCGGCCCCAGGGCAGCGGGGTGGGCAACGGGCCGCCGGCGGCCGAGGCGACGGGGACGGGCGGGCCGGGGACGGTCGTGGCGGTCGTGGCCGGGCCGACGCTCGAACCGGGGGCGCCGACATCGACGTTGGCGGCGGGGGTGGTGGCGACGGAGATGGTGACGGTGACGGAGACGGTGGCGGTGGCGGTGGTGGCGACGTTGCCGGCTACGGCGGCCGCACCGACAGTAGCTGTTGTTGCAACCCCTATTAAGCCGGTGCTAATCCGACCGGGGGCGTCGTGCCAGCCGGGAAACGTCGGGCAGAACTATACCGTGCCCGCCGAGGGGGTTCGATTTGTCTGGACTGATAACGGCAATCCCCCGCCGGCCGGCGCATGGATCGTTCGCTATGGCACAAGCAGCGGTCTCAAAATGGTGGAAACGCCGCCGCAACAGGATGGCAATACCTGGTCGGTCCTTGTGAACGGCAGCGAATTTGCCGCAGCGGGTGATTACATGTGGCAGGTATCTTACACGGCGAACGGGCAACCGGTTGCCTCTGATCGCTGGTGCTTTCGGATAGAGGCGGCCGCGCCAACGGACACGCCGGAACCGCCACAGACGCGACCGTCGGATACGCCAGAACCGCCGACTCCAACGAATACGCCCATGCCCCCGACACCGACGAATACACCGCTGCCACCGACACCAACCAGCACGCCGGTCGCCCGGCCTACAGACCCGACTGCGACTGCAACCGCGCCTGCGGTGCCGACAGCTTCGCCCACGCCATGA
- a CDS encoding WD40/YVTN/BNR-like repeat-containing protein — protein MDDGAVQAGALSLAVCPTDGKHDIRYLGAAGGLFKWLPGDKKWEQVMQTADPTPIPIPGAVWDVWLEGQDCNKVYAAALENGLWSVTVTSNKNEVERLDEEEDEIPPVGSVVIRNNLLFAGTDGGVRLYDLNDDEWRPATTVTELITRQSMAGDRVYVAAWTFGVKYHDACGQNQCNNWQELPAPTNLAYVRDVLGSAEGDPNDPAFWAVAATSAGVTYWNGTTWTQPDEDDGPQPNGDTYALAQTTDGATIFAAVEGSGIWTSADKGQTWTRLGEFNYLTRDLTVAGNVLYAVTPNDGVWQWLLQEATP, from the coding sequence ATGGATGATGGCGCCGTCCAGGCCGGCGCGTTGAGTCTGGCCGTCTGTCCGACTGATGGTAAACACGACATTCGCTATCTCGGCGCGGCCGGCGGCCTGTTCAAATGGTTACCAGGTGACAAGAAATGGGAACAGGTGATGCAGACCGCAGACCCGACACCAATACCGATACCGGGCGCGGTGTGGGATGTCTGGCTGGAAGGCCAGGATTGTAACAAGGTCTATGCCGCCGCGCTGGAAAACGGCCTCTGGAGCGTGACCGTGACTTCGAATAAGAATGAAGTTGAGCGGCTCGATGAAGAAGAGGATGAAATTCCGCCGGTGGGCAGCGTCGTCATTCGCAACAATCTCCTCTTTGCCGGAACCGATGGCGGGGTTCGTCTTTATGACCTCAATGACGATGAATGGCGGCCGGCAACCACCGTCACGGAACTAATCACCCGGCAAAGCATGGCCGGCGATCGCGTCTACGTCGCTGCCTGGACATTCGGCGTTAAGTACCACGACGCGTGCGGTCAAAACCAGTGTAACAACTGGCAGGAACTGCCCGCGCCGACGAATCTGGCTTACGTCCGCGACGTGCTGGGCAGCGCGGAGGGCGACCCGAATGATCCGGCTTTCTGGGCCGTGGCCGCCACCTCGGCCGGCGTCACCTATTGGAACGGAACCACATGGACTCAACCGGACGAGGACGATGGGCCGCAACCCAATGGCGATACCTACGCGTTGGCTCAAACGACAGACGGAGCAACTATCTTCGCCGCGGTCGAGGGCAGCGGCATCTGGACTTCGGCCGATAAAGGGCAAACCTGGACCCGGCTGGGCGAATTCAACTATCTGACCCGCGACCTGACCGTCGCCGGCAATGTGCTTTATGCCGTTACGCCCAATGATGGCGTCTGGCAATGGCTTTTACAGGAAGCGACCCCATGA
- a CDS encoding serine/threonine-protein kinase, translated as MTNQQLGPYTIQSLLGQGGMADVYLGWDAANRWPVALKVLRAAPGKETKLLRRSEREAALLLKLRHPHIVQIYGANRADDGRYYIAMEYVAGGDLDDLMRRKPGAKLAVNEAVYLMRRVAGAMAYAHEQGIVHRDLKPSNVLLRADTGEPVVTDLGIAAFAGANPLTGTMESLGTPQYMAPEQVSSNAPADGRADIYAIGVMLHELLTARLPFEGDNNWSILFRKQQEDAPSVLAARPNLDPRLAAVVDTCLRRDPADRYQTAGALAAALDALLPADAHPPMPVVVKSKKGVAATPSNPSVVPGVVALPVVAEPAGGRRSVLPWVGGAALLLLLLLAGFWLFGGGGGGGGEPTAAPAIAAATDKPAAINSATINEDESGAPTSTAAAVAGQANDNTAANDAAGRATATRPATRRAATPTRRATRGAATATPARRAAVTAAPATTAPVLLEPPPATCPPGATSPQYTGGATITFRWRWPQLPAAGHGLEVQAGPVGSLRSLGRVDPAVHRQANGEWAFPVAAATIAQGGGSDFSWRVVYRATAGAEVAVSPVACFRISGGEAGGAQPTDTPRPADTARPTDPPRATNTPWPTATIEPTSPPLPTATISPTPYVEPPTVTPNPSPPYYPPPQATDTPNPPYP; from the coding sequence ATGACCAACCAACAACTAGGCCCCTACACCATCCAATCCCTTCTCGGCCAGGGCGGCATGGCCGACGTCTATCTGGGCTGGGACGCGGCCAACCGCTGGCCGGTGGCCCTCAAGGTGCTGCGCGCCGCGCCGGGCAAGGAGACCAAGCTGCTGCGCCGCTCGGAGCGCGAGGCGGCCCTGCTGCTGAAGCTGCGCCACCCCCACATCGTCCAGATCTACGGCGCGAACCGGGCCGACGACGGCCGCTACTACATCGCCATGGAGTACGTGGCCGGCGGCGACCTCGATGACCTGATGCGCCGCAAGCCGGGGGCCAAGCTGGCGGTCAACGAGGCCGTCTACCTGATGCGCCGCGTGGCCGGGGCCATGGCCTATGCCCACGAGCAGGGCATCGTCCACCGCGACCTGAAGCCGAGCAACGTGCTGCTGCGGGCCGACACGGGCGAGCCGGTGGTCACCGATCTGGGCATCGCCGCCTTCGCCGGGGCCAACCCGCTGACGGGCACGATGGAGTCATTGGGCACGCCGCAATACATGGCCCCCGAGCAGGTATCGAGCAACGCCCCGGCCGACGGCCGGGCCGACATCTACGCCATCGGCGTGATGCTCCACGAGCTGCTGACCGCCCGCCTGCCGTTTGAGGGGGACAACAACTGGAGCATCCTCTTCCGCAAGCAGCAGGAGGACGCGCCGTCGGTGCTGGCGGCGCGGCCCAATCTCGATCCGCGGCTGGCGGCCGTGGTCGATACCTGTCTGCGGCGCGACCCGGCCGACCGCTACCAGACGGCCGGGGCGCTGGCCGCGGCCCTCGACGCCCTGCTGCCGGCCGACGCCCACCCGCCCATGCCGGTCGTGGTGAAGTCCAAGAAGGGCGTGGCGGCGACGCCGTCCAACCCGTCGGTTGTGCCGGGGGTTGTGGCCTTGCCTGTCGTCGCGGAGCCGGCCGGAGGCCGGCGATCCGTGTTGCCGTGGGTTGGGGGGGCGGCGCTGTTGTTGCTGTTGCTGCTGGCCGGTTTCTGGCTGTTCGGCGGCGGCGGCGGCGGCGGGGGGGAGCCGACGGCCGCGCCGGCCATCGCCGCGGCGACCGACAAGCCGGCGGCCATTAATTCGGCCACCATTAATGAAGATGAATCCGGCGCGCCTACCTCAACGGCGGCGGCCGTCGCCGGGCAGGCGAACGACAACACGGCGGCCAACGACGCCGCGGGTCGGGCGACGGCCACCCGCCCGGCCACCCGCCGCGCGGCCACGCCCACCCGGCGGGCCACGCGCGGCGCGGCCACGGCCACCCCGGCCAGACGGGCCGCCGTCACCGCCGCCCCGGCCACGACCGCGCCGGTGCTGCTGGAGCCGCCGCCGGCCACCTGCCCACCGGGGGCAACGTCGCCGCAATACACCGGCGGCGCCACGATCACCTTCCGTTGGCGCTGGCCCCAATTGCCGGCCGCCGGCCACGGGCTGGAAGTGCAGGCCGGGCCGGTGGGCAGCCTCAGGAGCCTGGGCCGCGTCGATCCGGCCGTCCATCGCCAGGCCAACGGCGAATGGGCCTTCCCCGTGGCCGCGGCCACCATCGCCCAGGGGGGCGGGAGCGACTTCTCCTGGCGCGTCGTCTACCGCGCCACCGCCGGCGCGGAAGTGGCCGTCTCGCCCGTGGCCTGCTTCCGCATCAGCGGCGGCGAGGCCGGCGGCGCGCAGCCGACCGACACCCCCCGCCCGGCCGATACGGCCCGACCGACTGATCCCCCGCGGGCGACCAACACGCCCTGGCCCACAGCCACGATCGAGCCGACGAGCCCGCCGCTGCCGACGGCCACGATTTCGCCGACGCCCTACGTCGAACCGCCGACCGTGACGCCGAATCCGTCCCCACCTTACTATCCGCCGCCGCAGGCGACCGACACGCCCAATCCGCCCTATCCATAG